A region of Cataglyphis hispanica isolate Lineage 1 chromosome 6, ULB_Chis1_1.0, whole genome shotgun sequence DNA encodes the following proteins:
- the LOC126850289 gene encoding F-box/LRR-repeat protein 7 yields MDGSCPLLFPSFGEQSGSERGGGYSSQKVSVYRPGSDAIDLGYHTLDNNACRTTSSSSSSTPGVPSVPARQQQSQQPSQPKHLIHHSVISDFCQLDDNLLLKIFSWLDTRDRCALAQTCRRLWEIAWHPTLWREVEVCYPQNATTALNALTRRGCHTCIRRLVLEGATGLAGIFVQLPYLNLTSLVLRHSRRVTDANVTTVLDSCTHLRELDLTGCFNVTRACGRTTTLQLQSLDLSDCHSVEDSGLVLSLSRMPHLGCLYLRRCTRITDASLVAIASYCGNLRQLSVSDCVKVTDFGVRELAARLGPSLRYFSVGKCDRVSDAGLLVVARHCYKLRYLNARGCEALSDSATIALARGCPRMRALDIGKCDIGDATLEALSTGCPNLKKLSLCGCERVTDAGLEALAYYVRGLRQLNIGECPMVTWIGYRAVKRYCRRCIIEHTNPGFSS; encoded by the coding sequence ATGGACGGATCATGCCCACTCCTCTTTCCCAGCTTTGGAGAGCAGAGTGGCTCTGAACGGGGAGGAGGCTACTCATCGCAGAAGGTTAGTGTATACCGGCCGGGTTCGGATGCCATCGACTTGGGTTATCACACTCTCGATAACAATGCTTGCCGCACCACGTCGTCATCGTCCTCATCGACTCCGGGAGTACCGAGCGTGCCCGCCCGTCAACAACAGTCACAACAACCATCACAACCCAAGCATCTGATACATCATTCTGTAATTAGCGACTTTTGCCAGCTTGATGATAATCTGCTGCTGAAGATTTTCAGCTGGCTCGATACCCGCGATCGCTGCGCTTTGGCGCAGACATGCCGACGTCTTTGGGAGATCGCGTGGCATCCGACGCTTTGGCGAGAAGTCGAGGTGTGTTATCCGCAAAACGCCACTACGGCGCTGAACGCACTGACGCGTCGCGGCTGTCATACCTGTATCCGTCGTTTGGTCCTGGAAGGTGCAACAGGTTTGGCTGGCATCTTCGTCCAATTACCATATCTCAATTTAACTTCCCTGGTGCTGCGACACTCGCGGCGTGTCACCGATGCCAATGTCACCACTGTACTGGATAGTTGCACCCATCTTAGGGAACTCGATCTGACTGGTTGTTTTAATGTCACACGAGCCTGCGGTCGTACAACCACCTTGCAACTGCAATCGCTCGACCTTAGCGATTGCCACAGTGTAGAGGACTCTGGTCTGGTTCTGAGTCTATCACGCATGCCGCATCTCGGATGTCTTTATCTACGTAGATGCACCCGCATCACCGATGCCAGTCTAGTAGCCATCGCTTCTTACTGCGGCAATTTGCGCCAGCTGTCAGTGTCGGACTGCGTGAAGGTGACGGATTTTGGAGTGCGCGAATTAGCAGCACGTCTGGGCCCGTCGCTCCGTTACTTTTCCGTGGGCAAATGCGACCGAGTGTCTGATGCCGGTTTGCTAGTCGTTGCTCGTCACTGCTACAAACTGCGTTATTTGAATGCCCGCGGTTGCGAGGCGCTTAGTGACAGCGCAACTATCGCCTTGGCACGCGGTTGTCCGCGTATGCGCGCCTTGGATATTGGTAAATGCGACATCGGCGACGCGACCCTCGAAGCACTCTCCACAGGATGTCCCAATCTGAAGAAACTGTCCCTGTGCGGATGTGAGAGAGTCACAGATGCTGGTCTCGAGGCACTGGCTTATTATGTGCGTGGTCTGCGACAGCTCAATATCGGCGAGTGTCCTATGGTTACGTGGATCGGCTACCGAGCGGTTAAACGCTATTGTCGACGTTGCATCATTGAGCATACTAATCCTGGGTTCTCCAGTTGA